The genomic interval ATGCCCGCGCCGTGCTCCCCCTGCCCACCCAGACCAACTGGGAAGGCTCGGTGGATCAGTTCTGGCAGTACATTGCCGATCTCAACACCAAAGCCGATGGCGTGGTGGAGAACATCAAGGCCTCCCAGATCAGCAGGGAACTAGAGTAAGAAACTGACCCCCGTCTTGCTGTCTTCGCTGGGGTTCTGTGTGCTCTGCAAATAGGGCTCATTGGTTCAACTATTTGCATTCATGCTAAATCCTACCTCTAATTTATTCAGTCAAATTCAATACaaagagctttattggcatgacgaataaatacgcgcacacacacttatcttctgctctctccccctcctcctccagcaccctgaTCACCGACACCATGGCCGAGCTGGCCGTGTACCGGGAGGACATCACCACCAAGCTGGGCCCCTACGCCGATGACACCAAGGGCCAGCTGACCCAGGACATGCAGCTGCTGACCGACCGCCTGCAGAAGGACATGATGGACGCCAAGGAGAGGAGCGGCCAGtacctggaggaggtgaaggctcTGGTGGAGCTCAACGCGGAGGAGGCAAACACCCGCCTGGGCACCTACACCCGCAAGCTGAAGAAGCGCCTGAGCAAGGACACAGAGGAGATCCGCAAGTAAGGACTGGTTCAGGCTGGGACACAGGGCGGGTGTGTGCGGCCCTGGGAGAGATGCACTGGCTTGGCACAAGAAAAGGATTGGAAGACGAGGAAAATGATAGGATAATGATTGGGAAATGTATATAAAGTGGTTTGCATACATTTCCCTTCTTGGTtgaaaatgaaaggaaaattaAATGCATGTAAAACagtactatatagtatgcatgataataacattgttattgttattgttcatGGTGGGGCTGAACTGTCTAGATGGATAGCTAACCCCTATGTTCTCTCGCTTCCTCCCCAGCACCGTTACCACCTACCTGGGCGAGGTCCACTCCCGCACCACCCAGAACCTGGACATGGTGAGGGGGCACGTGCAGCCCTACGTCAGCCAGGCCCACGGCAGCGCCAGCGAGAAGCTGGGCAGCATCACGGCCCTGCTGAAGACCCAGGCCGACGGTCTGAGCCAGCAGCTGGAGACCCAGGCCGAGGGCCTGAAGACCCAGCTGGAGTCCACCGCTGAGGAGCTGCGCACCACCATGGAGGAAAAGATGGACCAGCTGGGAGACATCCTCGCCCCCTTCGTCGCCAAGGTCCGCGAGCAGATCCAGACCATCACAGACACCGTCCAGGAGAACGCCGGCCAATAGATTCTCCTAAGATCACAGggttggggaaggggggggttaGATGATTCATGATGAGCTATTGTTttctttgaggggggggggggggagttgagtgttaccagtgtgtgtgtgtgtgtgtgtgtgtgcatgtgtgtatatgagggggtgggggaggtgctCGATGGTGTGTTGACGATCGCTTTAAAGTGACTTGTCAGCACATCTTAGCACCTGCCTGTTAGATCCTGTCTTCCTGTTTGGTGTTAGATCAGTGGTGTCCTTCAtctcctcttgtctctcctGATCCCCTGAACCCCAGCCGGTCTGAGGCCCTGTCCAGAGCCACTGCGTTTGAATGCTTTACATCTGCTTCGTTGAGTGAAATCCTCTTTAACCTTGATTCCCAAGTGCACTGAACCCCGTGGTTGCATATTATGAAGCCACCAGTATACCTACAGTTAATACCCAAACCATTTAAGCACCCATGTCTACTTTAGATTAACACTGTTTGTGCTTCTCAAATGTGAGTGAAAGTCTTTGAGTTCATTGTGAGTTCTACACTTCACCAGGCTACCTGATTGTTCATTTGTTCAGGCTGAAGTGTAACGGaacaatgaataaaaaacaaacaaaaccaaactgTTCTGATTTGCTTTCTTAAATATTAATAATCTTATCAGGGGACTCGTAAATGTTGGATAATATGGGTtcacatacaataaaatatatatatgtcatcATGTAGCCTAGTTTACTTCTAAGCTACATCAAAAAACAAGGCTGTCAAAACGAATCAGTTTCAGCAATGACCAACTGATCATCATTGAGCCAACTCCTTCTAGTCATCTGTAAAACATCCATTCAAAATGATTATTTCTGTAGAATTTGGACGTGTGGTTATACCACATCCTTGGTGGACCATTATGTGTCTTGCTCTTTAATATGTATTTCTCCTTCAAAAACCCTCCAAACATGCAGTCGTGCCATTTTCCTAACCTTTGCTCTGAACTGAAACTCGTTTTCTAAAGTTGGACTGGTGCTAACTATTTGACCAAGTGGACCATATGGTAAGTTGGCTACCACCCTGACCCCCGCGGCCCCCTCCAGACAATcttctcctgcccccccccccacacacacacacacacacacacacacacacacacacacacacacacacacacacacacacacacacacacacacacacacacacacacacacacacacacacacacacacacacacatttcctttCATTGCTCGCCCGGTTTGGACATGCTGTGATTTGCCCTCACATTCCGCTTTCTCCATCTCGGGAGGTTGTTTTTCAAcgtgcagcagcagcctcccccGTGTCTCTCTCCTTTCGTTGTTTATGAATAGAAAGGGACACTCGAACTGTTTGTGCCTTTATCCCAGACACAGGTTGGCTCACGTTGGCGCTCTATCCAGGCAGTCGTTGCTCCAGTGCTGGCGATGTACTCGCACAATCCAGTACAGACACGCATTCCTGCGCGTAAACATGCGATTGTGCTCCAGCTGAAACTCACCATCAAACGAAACTCTCACgggtggggatggggatggTGACTATTATGGATAACTTTATCAGGTTAAAAAACAAGTCAATAAGTCTTCTTCACATTGAAAAGAACAAGTCagtcctgcaatacatttaatttcaCAGTAAATGTCTCAATAATTAATCGGAATTCTCCAAAATATGTTaaaatgctctctctctacatattTCTCTAATtgtaatacaattatattcctttaatttaattcatttaattaaaaacattgCTTAAGTAGTATACACAGGAAAGTAAAATAAGGTACaatatctctctcccactctcggAGCGTACAGGATGAGTGGGAATCTGAAAAAAGCTTGAGCTCAGCCTGGCTTCTCTTCTGTAGTGCGCAGCAGAGTTCAGCAGAGGTCGCCCTTCGTCCCTTTTTCAGCGCCTCCCCACCCTTGACCCGTCCGCTGGCTCTCTGATCGACCAGCTGTGTTGCttcttgttttttaaagttTAAAAAACTTTAAAACAAGAACTCCAATCCAAAACTCCAATCCAACCCAAGTGACGCTTTCATTGTTAATAATATGAATACCATTGATCCTTTCCTTCTTAAATATTAACAAtagtaattattaattaattaatgatatCAACAATAATAAGTAAGTGCTGTAATCTTGGCTTTTTCTATTTGTCACAAGGTCTTCAGATTCACAGACTTGCCTTTGTTATTACAAAACTGCCTAtttgagacaaacacacagataattaatagcctatatatatttgGAATATTTTATGTGATAATGCTGTTGACTGAACTCAGAAAAGTCCAACCATAATGTCTAGCACAAAGTCCAAGCAAGCAATTTAGAGCGAACAAATCTGCAATATAACTGGATAAGTTTGTTGTTCTGCTGTAATTTGTTTAGCTCAATCTTTGTGTGGGACTGACTCCATTCCACAGTTAACCTCTCCTATGCCACTATCTGAGTTTTCCATCCTTCGCTGAAGGGCTCTTGGCATGCTAGAAACAGGAAAATCCCAAAGAACTCAGACTTCTGCCCATCGTTTCTGCTCAACAACCGACACAAAGGGCTGTTATATAAGGTGCTACCTAGCCTGTGAACGCTAATAACCTCTCCTCAAATTACCCCACAGAGATGTGAACCTTGGAACGAGCTTTCTCCTTCTCAGCCCCCGCCCAACCCACTTTGGCACATGACCCTAATTCCCCCAAAGGCCTAAACACCCAGGATGTTCATGTTAATGCTCATTTGGAGAGAGACGATTGTGACCCCCCTGATCTTTTGTTCGGAAACGTTCCTAAAACTCATACTTAGATCAACACGTAACCCTATACTGTCCATTTACAACGAACCAGGCAGATGCAGATTTCATCAACTTTGTGTGATAAGATAGGCCTGTTCAGACAGCTGACGGGCCCAGTCTTGCATAATAATTAGCACCTGATTGCAGACTTCTTGGTGTGAGTGACTGGctaactgctctctctctcccccttcctctgtaATGCAAGGAGACTGTCGTTTACCCCACTGTGCCAAACTCACTTATTGTTACCCAACAGACCCCAAGCTGTGATGTCTGGCTTACTTCCCCTTTCTAAGACATAGACACATTTAGCGGGAACAGGCAAACATATGGCCGTCTGAATAACAACTGGTGGAGGATTTCGAAATGATGTGAAGTGTAAAAATGTCTCCTCCCTAGACTAAATTGGTCAGATTAATAAGAAAGCAGAAAAACAAAATGTCCTACAGCAGACACCATAGAAGACACAGGCCACTCATAGAACATCTAGAACTCCGATCTATGAACTCCAGCTCAACATTGCTTTAAGTCGGTCCAAACCCTTCATTTTAACCAGGTCCTCAATTCATGGTGGTAACTAGTTCATTTAAGACTTGAATGCTGTATGTTTCTCTATTGTGAGTGTTTATAATGGAAATATGGCCCTACAACAACCCAAAATGGCCTATGACACAATATTAGGTATGTTTATCTTTTATAAGAATAAGATTGGACTCCTTTAAAAGTGGTTCATCATCTTTTAGGCATTTCAACTCCCACACATAGAGGGCCATGGGATGAGACCTAACAAATGAATTGAACTTAAACTGGGTTAAAAcatattaataaatacattaataacTTTAGGTTCCCCAGTGAATCGGCACTCAGCTGTCCCCAGATAGCAGCTGCCATGTGGCCTGGACAAGGCCCTGCCACACTGCAGTGCACAAAGTGTTGTGATTGCTTCACAGAGAGCATCCATTTGAAATCTGACCTCTATTTCCACATCCCTTTACGCCCGTCCAAACATTTATTACCAGGACATCAATTCATAGTGGTAACTAGTTAATTTAAGAATTTAAAGCTAAGGAGTTAAGCCTGTTTCTAAGGGACTGTATGTTTCTCTATTGTGATTGTTTATAATGACCATATGTCCCTACAACGACCCAAAATGGCCCATGGCGCAAAAATTGTTACGTTTGTTTTGTTATATGAACAAAGCtgcaatcaaatcaaaaacacagttCTAAGGACACCCTATTATTATTTAGACAAGTTACTAattaaagaacaaaacaaaaagtaaCCACTCTCTCAATGCGTTTACATAAAACTATGTAGGTCTATCAATTGTTGACGCTTGATTTGTAACTGAACTTTGCAACTGAACTCCGCAATTGAGtgatttatttatcatttattattaCAGAAATGTCATTCTCACACACTCAATCTAGAGTGATCACAGATAAAGACATAGAGGGACACAAGTATCTAGGTCACtggtcagtgcatgtgtgtgtgcgtgtgtgcgtgtgtttgtttgtgtgtgtgtgtgtgtgtgggggccctTATGTATGTACCCGCCCTGAAATGAGCAACCCTTTAAAAAGCCAAACCGAaggcatgcaaacacacccacattgTTTTCCTTCCCCTACATTGTTTTTTTGCATCTGGAACAGGTAGGCTGATTATTTACTTGTTCAATGTATCTGGTTGGTCAGTCAAAAGTTTACTTTTATTATTGAGTAGACAATTTGTAGCATTTTGTGTTATTACGGCTGCCCAAATTGTCTTAATTGTGGCTATTCTGTTGAAGTAACTGTTTATTTATCTATGTCTAAAGTACTGTGACAATGTTAAACACCGTTTTTAAATGTGGTGGTCTGGCGACACCTAGATGTTAATTTAGTAGAGCAATGTTACACAAGCACAGAGAGGAAGGTTATGTGAATACATTCATTTTAATTCAGGATTAGGTTATggtttttcatttaattttcattttttaGAGACTTCATTTTTAAAAGGTAACAAAGTATTTTCTTGTTGTTCCGGCATGTAccaaaaaaaggagaaaaaagggGGAAAATAATGAAGCCCTGTATATTCCGTTACAGATTTCTCAAAATGAAGCTTTACCTCGCAGTTGCCGTCCTGTTGCTGGCTCTCGCAACGCAATCAGGTGGGCCCCCCTCACATTATTTTACATGAACAATCCCCCTCCATGCATCACATTGCATTATCACCCTgcaatcctctcctctcctaacctGCTCCCTCCGTTTCTGTGCTCCCCTCAGAGGCCCAGGCTCCGGAGGAACCGACCCCTGCGGGTCCTGATAGCATTGGGGACAAGTTCAGCCAGTTCGGGGACACAGTGGCCGTGCTCGGCCAAGACATTGCCACGAAGACCCAGGACGCCTTCCAGAGAGCTCAAGACAGCGAGTTTGTCGTCAAAACTAAGTAAAATAATAACTAAAACCTTGCAAGTATTTTTTTCTCTAACACAGAGGTTCCCTTCGATGTTTTACGCATGCATAATTTCACAAGTTCTTTATCTTTCTCCCGCAGGACCTGGTTCAGCGATCAGTTGGAGAAGATGAAGGCAAAGTTAAGCGAGATTGGACAATAAGAAGGAGACCAATTGTCTGCAATGAGCCAAAACCCTGTCAGTGGTGCCTTGTGTGGCGCCTTGTGTGGCCCTTTGAccttctgcctcccccccctccgcccccactGGGTTTTGGCCGCAAAGAGGGTTGACTGTATGCATGGCCTTATGCCCAATACACCTTGCTTTGTATCGCTCATATAATCTTTGTACACATTTTGTGGAAAAAGTGCAATAAACATATGAGCAATAAAgatcattttatatatatacacaatacataTATTTCTTCATTTCAAAATCTGTaactaaataaaatatttttgaaAGAATCAAAAATTCTGAATAAAAATTTGAATAAATCTTTGTCTTGTTTCAGCATTGTTTTAAGAAGGATTATTTTTTTGTCAATGATTAGCCTTGGCTATGAACAATATGACCAACATTTACTATAGCATACAGAATAATTAACTAATTAGCCTACACTTATATATGTAAAATAATTGTATCAAATGACAATATCTACCCAATATAGTTGTAGAAATAATAAGTCAGTGAACTTTTTTGCAATCATTAGACAAATGCATCAATCTTTTGGAAAAGTTAAAGCACTCCGGCTGGCCAGGTCTTATAAACATGTTAAACATATTTACAGTGATTCAGTATTATGCCTTATGACAAATGTGCAATTATTTGAATATCAAACTAACAAATTTCCTTGAAAGAACAACATATACAAAGGATGGACAATTAGTAATAGATTATGCATTCTAATCAATATTTGGTATCAAAGGGCAACTGCAAGCAAACTAACATTTCACAAGAATCGGTTGAAAGTCAGTGTTTGTTATAGATTAATTATCAACTATCTGTACAAGTAGACCAAAATAATATCCTAGGATTGGGGAACTTTAGAAAGTGATGCAACGTCCGCTGAACCGAGCCAGCGGCCGTCAATGGGATCAGATGTTGTTTAATTGAGGGTTTAGCCCTTTAAATAATTATGTTAAAAGTTCATTACTGCTAAAGCAATCATTATATGGTTACAATTtgcatacatttattatatttgttATATGTGTTTTGTATAATTAAAACAGTTTAAGTAGCCTAGCATTAGTATTTTTTAACGCatatattcattatttattgctGCTATATACCAATATtaatttcttaaaaaaaaaagtaataataataatatatatatatatatatatgtatgtaaatatatatatatattatctatatacatgtatatatatatatattacgaCTTTTTAAT from Gadus morhua chromosome 11, gadMor3.0, whole genome shotgun sequence carries:
- the apoeb gene encoding apolipoprotein Eb, which codes for MKAVALILALAFVAGCNARAVLPLPTQTNWEGSVDQFWQYIADLNTKADGVVENIKASQISRELDTLITDTMAELAVYREDITTKLGPYADDTKGQLTQDMQLLTDRLQKDMMDAKERSGQYLEEVKALVELNAEEANTRLGTYTRKLKKRLSKDTEEIRNTVTTYLGEVHSRTTQNLDMVRGHVQPYVSQAHGSASEKLGSITALLKTQADGLSQQLETQAEGLKTQLESTAEELRTTMEEKMDQLGDILAPFVAKVREQIQTITDTVQENAGQ
- the apoc1 gene encoding apolipoprotein C-I gives rise to the protein MSNPLKSQTEGMQTHPHCFPSPTLFFCIWNRFLKMKLYLAVAVLLLALATQSEAQAPEEPTPAGPDSIGDKFSQFGDTVAVLGQDIATKTQDAFQRAQDSEFVVKTKTWFSDQLEKMKAKLSEIGQ